The following nucleotide sequence is from Sandaracinaceae bacterium.
CGGCGAGCCGGAGGACATCTGGCAGGCCGTCCGCTTCGCGGTCGAGTGCGAGTACTTCAACGGCCGCTGCCTCGACGTCGATGGCGGCCTGGTCATGACGTGAAGCCTACGCCGCGGAGCGGGTCCCGGACCCATTTCCATCCCAACCCCGTCTGCCCGTCGGGGGGCCTGGGATCCGCTCCGCGGCCTTTTTCTTCCGGGCGCAGCAGGGACACGGGCGAGACTGCATGAAGCGCGCGGACGTGGTAACGAACCCCGTGGTCGTCAAGAAGTACGGGAACCGTCGGCTCTACGACACGACGGAGAGCCGGTACATCACCCTGGAGGAGCTCGCCGAGCGCATACGGGGCGGCGACGAGGTGCAGGTCGTCGACGCCAAGAGCGGCAAGGACCTCACCCAGCAGACGCTGGCCCACATCATCCTCGAGAGCCGGGGCGCGGCGAAGCTGCTGCCGGTGCCGCTGCTCCAGCAGCTCATCCGCATGGGAGACGACGCGCTGGCGGAGTTCTTCGGCATGTACGTCTCGAGCGCGCTCGAGCTCTACCTGCACGCCCGGAGCGGGGCGCAGGCGATGATGCCCTACAACCCGTTCGCCCAGATCCCGGTGGCCGCGACGAACGCGTTCGCGCGCATGTTCGGCGGCTGGGGTGCGCCCCAGCAGCCCGCGCCTCAGCCGATGGCGCCGCCGCCGCGCCGGCCGCAGGCCGCGCCTCCCCCCGAGGACGACACCGCCGACCAGGTCGCGGCCCTCCGGAGGGAGCTCCAGGAGATCAAAGACGCCCTCCGCCCTCCCACCCGCGGAGAGGCGAAAGCGCACGAAGACGACGAGACTTGAGCTACCCTCGGCTCCCCCCATGGGACCCCACGGCGTCAGCGGCGAGTACTCTTGAGCTACAAAGACTACTACCAGGTGCTCGGCATCGGGCGCGACGCCTCGGCCGAAGAGTTGCAGAAGGCGTACCGACGCCTCGCCAAGAAGTACCACCCGGACGTCAGCAAGGAGCCCGACGCCGAGGACCGCTTCAAGGAGCTCGGCGAGGCGTACGAGGTCCTCAAGGACCCCGAGAAGCGCCGGCTCTACGACAAGTGGGGACAGCACTGGAAGGCGATCAGCGAGGGTCGCCAGCCCCCGCCGGGCAGCCCCGGCTCCTCGGAGTTCCGGTTCGACTTCGGCGACTTCGACTTCGGCGGCGCGGGCGGCGGCGGCGGGAGCGGCGGCGCGGACTTCCGGAGCATCTTCGAGCAGGTCTTCGGTGGGCAGCGCCAGTCCCGTCCAGGACACCGCCGCCGCCCTCCCCCCCGCGGGCGGCCGAAGGACCACGAGACGACGTTGACCCTCTCGGTCAAGGCGGCCTACGACGGCGGTCCGCGCGACATCCAGTTCGTCGACGCGATGACGGGCGAGCCCAAGCGCCTGACGGTGAACGTGCCGGGCGGCGTCCGCTCCGGACAGCGCATCCGCCTCAGCGGCCAGGCGGGCGGAGGCGGCGACCTCTACCTCGTGGTCGAGATCGCGAACGGGGACCTCTTCCGCATCGAGGGCGACGACGTCACGACCCCGCTCAAGGTGAGCCCGTCGGAGGCCGTGCTGGGGGGTACCGCGCCCCTGACGACCCTGGATGGGAACGTCCGGGTCAAGATCCCCCCGGGATCGAGCACGGGACGGCGAATTCGGCTGCGAGGCCGCGGTTATCCGGGTAAAGGAGGGCGTCGGGGGGACCTCTTCGCGGAGATCCAGGTCGTCGTGCCGTCCGAGCCGACGGACGAAGAGAAGAAGCTCTACGCCCAGCTCGCCGAGGTCTCCCCGTTCGACCCTCGCGATTGAGGTAAGCTCCCCTCGACGGTGCAACAGGATCACCGATGAACGATCCCCAGCGCAAACCCCCGGGCAAGCCCGACATCCCCACCCTGCGCCCGAAGGCGCTTCGTGGCGACGACCCCGATCTGCCCGCGCCGCCGCGGGTCCCGGGCCAGTCGGCCGACGAAGATCCGCGGACGCAGGCGCTCGATGTCGGGGACCTGGAGGAGCTGGACGCGCTCCTCGACGAGGCAGAACAGGACCTATCCGACGTGTCGAGCTTCGAGCAGAAGAGCGAGCCGAAAGAGGTCCTCCAGAGCGGCCGCCCGCCGGAGGAGCCGCCGCGCAAGCTCCCGACCATCGGCATGTTCGGGCCGTACCACATCGTGGGGCGCCTCGCGCTCGGCGGGATGGCCGAGATCCTGCTGGCGCGTGAGGAGAGCGAGGGCGCGGGGAGCCGCTACCTGGTGGTGAAGCGGATCCTGCCCGAGTACGAGAAGGATCAGGCCTTCGTCGAGATGTTCCTGGACGAGGCGCGGGTCATGATGCGCCTCCGCCACCCGAACGTGACCCACGTCTACAAGTTCGGGAAAGAGGACGGCAACCACTTCATCGCCATGGAGTGGGTCAACGGCGCGTCGCTCGGCAAGCTCATCCGCCGCGCGCGCAAGACGGGCGGCGTGCCCGTGCCGGTCGCCTGCAAGATCGTGGGGAACGTGGCCGAGGCGCTCGACCACGCGCACGCGGCCCTCGGCGAGGACGACCGCCCGCTCGGGCTGGTCCACCGCGACGTCACGCCCGACAACATCATGATCAGCTACGACGGCGCGGTGAAGCTGCTCGACTTCGGCATCGCGAAGGCCGAGGCGCGCGCGCACAAGACGCAGGCCGGCGTGGTCAAGGGCAAGTTCGCCTACATGGCCCCCGAGCAGTGCCGGGCCAAGGACCTCGACCACCGGGTCGACATCTTCGCGCTCGGTGTGTGCCTCTACGAGTCGCTGACCGGCCGGCCGCTCTACCGGCGCGAGACCGAGTTCGAGACGATGGAGGCCATCGTGCGCGGCCCCGTCCCGAAGCTCGCCGACCGCCTCGAGAACCCGCCCCCGGAGCTCGAGGCGATCATCGCGAAGTGCCTCGCGAAGAAGCGCGAGGACCGCTTCCAGAGCGCCGGTGAGCTCCAGGAGGAGCTCAGCCGGTTCGTCGCGAAGAAGGCCGAGGTCGTCACCGCGCGCCGCATCAAGGAGCTGATGCAGAAGCTCTTCCGCGAAGAGCAGCGGCGCGGCCCGATGGTGGACACGACGCCCTTCGGCTCGTCGTTCCACTTCGGCTCGGACGTGGCGGCGATGAGCTTCAGCACGGGCGACGGGGACGCGCTCCCCGACATGCCCGTCCCGGACATGCCCGGCCTCGAGGCCACCGCCACGCCCGCCTACGAGGGCGCGCAGCTCGACGCGGCCCACCCGGGGCGTCCGCT
It contains:
- a CDS encoding protein kinase, producing MNDPQRKPPGKPDIPTLRPKALRGDDPDLPAPPRVPGQSADEDPRTQALDVGDLEELDALLDEAEQDLSDVSSFEQKSEPKEVLQSGRPPEEPPRKLPTIGMFGPYHIVGRLALGGMAEILLAREESEGAGSRYLVVKRILPEYEKDQAFVEMFLDEARVMMRLRHPNVTHVYKFGKEDGNHFIAMEWVNGASLGKLIRRARKTGGVPVPVACKIVGNVAEALDHAHAALGEDDRPLGLVHRDVTPDNIMISYDGAVKLLDFGIAKAEARAHKTQAGVVKGKFAYMAPEQCRAKDLDHRVDIFALGVCLYESLTGRPLYRRETEFETMEAIVRGPVPKLADRLENPPPELEAIIAKCLAKKREDRFQSAGELQEELSRFVAKKAEVVTARRIKELMQKLFREEQRRGPMVDTTPFGSSFHFGSDVAAMSFSTGDGDALPDMPVPDMPGLEATATPAYEGAQLDAAHPGRPLGHGPGAGLVIPDPVGPAGAHPLQRDQRPAPTAPPNQGRPYSTVGTHSHPPQKKSASTLVSVAIGLGVLAAAGVGLYFALPHLLPPEETTVEAGPAAELTGTLIVNSEPEGAEVFVDGESRGPTPATVVDLPTGSHVVRLELEGYQPSEGTQEIRADQTRSITQVMEPVAVDEGPVATGRLTLTSTPPATVFHDGEELGRTPLRNVVLPAGLVALELETPDGERHRSGVMVRANDHSSTHLDLQPR
- a CDS encoding polyhydroxyalkanoate synthesis regulator DNA-binding domain-containing protein — its product is MKRADVVTNPVVVKKYGNRRLYDTTESRYITLEELAERIRGGDEVQVVDAKSGKDLTQQTLAHIILESRGAAKLLPVPLLQQLIRMGDDALAEFFGMYVSSALELYLHARSGAQAMMPYNPFAQIPVAATNAFARMFGGWGAPQQPAPQPMAPPPRRPQAAPPPEDDTADQVAALRRELQEIKDALRPPTRGEAKAHEDDET
- a CDS encoding DnaJ C-terminal domain-containing protein, coding for MSYKDYYQVLGIGRDASAEELQKAYRRLAKKYHPDVSKEPDAEDRFKELGEAYEVLKDPEKRRLYDKWGQHWKAISEGRQPPPGSPGSSEFRFDFGDFDFGGAGGGGGSGGADFRSIFEQVFGGQRQSRPGHRRRPPPRGRPKDHETTLTLSVKAAYDGGPRDIQFVDAMTGEPKRLTVNVPGGVRSGQRIRLSGQAGGGGDLYLVVEIANGDLFRIEGDDVTTPLKVSPSEAVLGGTAPLTTLDGNVRVKIPPGSSTGRRIRLRGRGYPGKGGRRGDLFAEIQVVVPSEPTDEEKKLYAQLAEVSPFDPRD